From the Thomasclavelia ramosa DSM 1402 genome, the window AAGTACATCGATCCAAGAAAGGAATAATAGGAGGGTACGAAAATGGCATTATTTGAAAGTTATGAAAGAAGAATTGATCAAATTAACGCTGCACTAGCTAAATTTGATATCAAATCAATCGAAGAAGCTAAAGCTATCTGCGATGAAAAAGGAATTGATGTTTACGAAATCGTAAAATCAACTCAACCAATCTGTTTTGAAAATGCTTGTTGGGCATACACTGTCGGTGCTGCAATGGCAATCAAAAATGGAGATGTTAAAGCTGTAGACGCTGCAAAAACAATCGGTGTTGGTTTACAATCATTCTGTATTCCAGGATCAGTTGCTGATGACCGTAAAGTAGGTTTAGGACATGGTAACTTAGGTTCTATGTTATTAGATGAAGGTACTGAATGTTTTGCTTTCTTAGCTGGACATGAATCTTTCGCTGCTGCTGAAGGTGCAATCAAAATCGCTGAAAAAGCTAATAAAGTTAGAACTAAACCATTAAGAGTTATCTTAAACGGTTTAGGAAAAGATGCTGCAAAAATCATCTCAAGAATTAACGGATTCACTTACGTGGAAACTCAATTCGATTATTTTACAGGTGAAGTAAAAGTATTATCTACAACAGCTTACTCTGATGGTCCTCGTGCTAAAGTTAACTGCTATGGTGCTGATGACGTTAGAGAAGGTGTTGCTATCATGCATAAAGAAGGTGTAGATGTATCAATTACTGGTAACTCTACTAACCCTACTCGTTTCCAACATCCAGTTGCTGGAACATATAAAAAAGAATGTATTGAACAAGGTAAAAAATATTTCTCAGTTGCTTCTGGAGGAGGAACTGGACGTACTTTACACCCTGATAACATGGCTGCTGGTCCTGCTTCTTACGGTATGACTGACACTATGGGACGTATGCATTCAGATGCTCAATTCGCTGGTTCTTCATCAGTTCCTGCTCACGTAGAAATGATGGGATTAATCGGTATGGGTAACAACCCTATGGTTGGAGCTACAGTTGCTGTTGCCGTAGCTATTGAAGAAGCTTGTAAATAGACAAGATGTTCTTAAAAAAGTGTGATTAATTCACACTTTTTAATTTCTAAATATAAACACTATTTAACACGCTTATACAATCCTTCAACTTTAATAAAAAGAGCGCTATTTTTCATTCTCGTCCACAATTCCACTTATCAAGACGAATAAATATAAAAGAGTCTTTTTTATTATGGTCTTAAAAAAGTTTTATCTCATCATTTTTGAGACTACTATCATTGTTCTAGACTCTATTTTTTAATTTTCATTAATGCTTTTTTCTTGTAACATCAAGATACTTAATAAAAAATACTAACTATACTTTAGATATTCAATAACTCATTTATAAGTCCTAATGTGGTACCCTATTTCAGTTTATAATTTTCAGGTATATTTCTTCTCTATCTATACTCATCAAACAATGCCCATATCACTAGAAAACGTAATTTTTTACATATATTTAAAATTGCTACACTATTTTTATTACTTATTTTTAAATATACAAAATAATAGATATCAATTTAAACAGAAAAATAATATAATAATTTCTATTATTTGATAAAAACATTTAAAACCAATATGATTTTTTATCATATTTCATCTTTTACCTTTATAAAAATAGAATTATCATGTAATCTTATATTATAAAGTAAAGGAGGGTTTAATATGCTAAAAGCAATTATCTTTGACATGGACGGTTTGATGGTTGATACCGAAATCATCTCATTCCAATGCTACAAAGATATTATTGAAAGTTATGGTTTTAACTTTACAAAAAAAGAATACATAGAAGATTATCCTGGAAAATCTGTTATTTCATCAATGAACTTTATCAAAAATAAGTATAATATAGACTTTGATACGGATGAAAAGATAAATCAATTTAAAATATTGGAAGAGCAATACTTACTAAAAAACAGTGTAGAATTAAAAAAAGGACTAATTCAACTATTGAAGTATTTAAATATTCACTATTATAAAACGATTGTTGCAACTTCCAGTGGTAAAGAAAGGGCCGAAAGAATACTTGGTGAACATAATCTTATGAAATATTTCAATGGTATTGTATGCGGTAGTGAAGTAGAACATGGAAAGCCGGCTCCAGATATTTTCTTAAAAGCTTGTGATAAATTAAATGTTGAACCAGAAGAAGCACTTGTATTAGAGGATAGTGAAGCGGGTATTCAAGCTGCATCTGAAGCAAAAATATCAGTTATCTGTATCCCTGATATGAAATTTCCTCAAGAAAAATATCTAAAAAAAGTTGAGCATGTCTATGATTCATTAGAAGATGTTATTTCTTATTTAGAAATGAAAAAAGATATTTCAAAATAGAAATATCTTTTTCTCTTATCTAGCTATCTATTTAATCACTTAAATCATCACCATTAGTGGCAATAACTTTTTTGTACCAATAGAATGAATCTTTACGATAACGATCTAAAGTTTTTAAATCAAATTCTTCACGGTCTACATAAATAAATCCATAACGTTTGACCATACCTTCATGTGTTGAAATCAAGTCTACTGCTGACCATGGACAGTATCCCATCATTTCACAACCGTCTGTGATTGCTAATTGTACCTGTTCAAGATGTTTTCTTAAATATTCAATTCGATATTGATCATGTACTTTACCGTCTTCTGTTAATTTATCATATGCTCCTAGTCCATTTTCAGTAACGATCATTGGCAGACGATAACGTGAGTACATTTCACGGATTGTTGCCCGGAATCCCATTGGATCAATTTCCCATCCAAATTCAGTAGTTGGTAAATTAGGATTTTTAAATCCACGATAGAATCCGGCTTCACCACGAGCAGTTTGCTGATCAGCTCCAGGATCCATTGTTTCAGTTCCATCACTAGCTTCACAGGTAGCAGTATTGTAATAGTTGAAACCAATAAAATCAGGATGTCCATTTTTCAATGCTTCAGCATCTCCAGGTGCAAATGTTGGGCAGGCATCATGTTCTTCTAAGTAAGCCCAAACTAAATTATTATATACACCGTAAACCGCCATATCCAAATATAACCAGTTTCTTATAGCATTATAGTTTTGTGCTGCTAGAACATCTTCAGGTTTACAAGAAGCAGGATAAACTAATGAAATATTTGGTGCAGGTCCGATTTTTGCTCCAGGAATCATTTCGTGGCATAATGCCATTGCTTTAGCTTGTGCTACCAGCATATGATGGTTTTGCTGATAGATTTCTTTGATTTCGTTTGTGCATCCTTCCGGCAAGTGTAATGTACCAATTACCGGTCCAACTAAAGTCAGCATATTTTGTTCGTTGATCGTTAGCCAATATTTAACACGATCACCATAATTTTCATACATAACTTTTGCAAAGTTTACAAACCAGTCAACCGATTCTGGATTACCCCAGCTTCCTCTTTCATCTAAAGCAGCCGGCATATCAAAATGGAACATTGTTACCAATGGTTCAATACCGTATTTTAAACATTCATTAATAACATTATTATAATATTCAATTCCTTTTGGATTGACCTCACCAGTTCCATTAGGTAAAATTCTTGTCCAAGCGATAGAGAAACGATAAGTCTTGAATCCCATTTCTGCCATCAATGCAATATCTTCTTTATAACGATGATATTGATCAGCACACACATCAAGTTCTGAAGTTCCTTCAGGTACTTTTTTGACATCCTGACAAGATGGTCCTTTTCCATCGATTAAGTTAGCTCCTTCTACTTGATAAGCAGATGTTGAAGCTCCCCATAAAAAATCACTTGGGAATGGTTTTAGTTTTTTGTGTAACATTTTATTTCCTCCTTTTAAATATACGGTTTTATAGTAATTTAAAACTTAATTATTTTCAATCGGTTTTCCAAAGAAAGAAACAATGTGACATAATTTAAAGAAAATAAGTAAAAAATATGCAACATTGTTGCATATCACTTTAAATATATTTTTTCATATTCGTCATTAAATTGAACAATCGACTGATAATCGTCTGTAAATAACAAAGAAAATAGACAATTAATAATATATTGAGCAGAAACCTGAAAAATCATATCTCTTAATTCAACAAAAGAGCCAATATGAATCGCAGATAAAATTTCATCGCAATATCTTGCAATTGGACTATCTTTTCTCCCAGTTATTGCAATAATTTTTATTTCCTTATTTTTATGTAACTCTTGAACAACTTTAAGAATCTTTTCATCTTCTCCCCTACGGCTAATCACAAAAACAACATGCTCCTTTAATTCAGTTAAAGTTAAATAAAGCTGCTGATTTGATGTTGTATAATTGTTAGCTATCTTTCTCTCTAAGAAAAATAAATGACATGCATAATCTGCAATACATGCATTTGCATCACTACTAATAAAATCAATATATGTAGTTTTCTTTAGGAGTTCTGCTATATATTCTATTTGTTGTAATGATAATTGATTTTTTGTTTTTTCAATGACATTTTTTTCTAGTTCACTAATTTTATCAACAATTGAAATACTTTTTTCTTTTTCTGTAATTTTAATATCAGCAGCTTGATATTCTTTTAAATCATGAACAAGATGAATTTTAAAATCATTATAATTTTCATATCCAATCTTTTGCACAAACCGGATAATCGTTGAAGCATTTGTATAAGTTTCTTTTGCTAATGCTCTTGCACTCATCTTAACAACATCTTCACTGTGATTTAAAATATACTGACAAATTATATTTTGCGTTTCATTAAATTGCTTACTGTCATTTAGCAGGTCTACTAAATTCATATTAATCACCCACTCATATTTTACAATAAATTTTCTAAAAACCAAACAATTATAATTCTAACTGTAGTTATTTCATTAAAAATATTTAAATTTAATAAACTATCCTAATCTTGAGTAAAAACAATTCTTTTAATTTTACCATTTGCCTCACGTTGAACGCCTCTAGCATAACGAATTTCAGGATAACCAAACCCAACCATTAAACTAATATAATGATCCTCAGGAATTTGCAATAATTTCATTACATTAGGCATATTACCTAGAACTGCCAATGGATAACTCATACATATTGCGCCCAATCCATTTGCATTACATAACAATTCAAAATATGCAGCTGCCATATTAACATCCTGAACAGCACAAGGAATATTTTTTGGTGCATGAGGAATCAAAATATGCGGTGCTCCACAAAAAATAGAGTCTGGCCGAACTGATTTTTCCCATGCCATCATTTGATTATATGAAGTTTTATCAAACCCTTGTGGATATATGCCATTATTAGCTAATTTAATCATTTCATCTCTAACTAATAAGCGAAAATAGTCCATTTCTTTACAATCATCAATAATGGTAAACTCTAACTTTCGCTTATTGCCACCAGTTGGTGCATATTGAATACTCCCCATTAATTCTTTTATAATTTTTTTATCAACATCTTTATTAAGATAACGTCTACAAGCACGACGAGTACGAACCAACGCCGACATCATTTTCCCAGCATCTTGATAATCTGGTAAAGTTACACTATTTTGAGGATCTTTATTAAAAATAGAAATTGCCCCAGTTGGACATACAGCCAAACAATGATCACACTGCCAACATCCATCCCAACCAAAACAATCAATTTCTTTTATTTTTAATTCATTCTTATCATCAAAAATAAACAAATCGCCTGGACAAACCTTCAAACATTTTCCACAATGAATACATTTTCCAAGACTCCATTTAAAATTAGTAATATTCATAAATATTTTCTCCCTTTCAATAGAATTAATTTTATAATTTTTAAGCTACTATTATAATATCAAGTAATTATTGATTAAAAAAGAAGGCACTTTTTTGTTAGAAATGAGATTTATAACACAACTACCGGCTTAGCTCTATCTTGCTTAAATGACTCTAACTATTTATAATAAAATTAACTTATCTAAAGGAGAACAGGACCAATGATAAAAAAAGAAAACTTGCCAGAATGTCCAGTTGCAACAACTGTTGAACTAATTGGAAGCAAATGGAAATTATTAATTCTGAAATATCTTCTTAACAAAACAATGCGTTATAATGAATTGAAAAGAGAAATTGATGGAATATCTCAAAAAGTCTTAACCTCAACCTTAAAGTCAATGGTTGAAGATGGAATCGTGATTAGAACATCCTATCCAGAAGTCCCACCACGTGTTGAATATAGTTTAAGTGAAATTGGTGAAAGTATGCGACCAGTAATCGACGTAATGGCTGATTGGGGAAATACATATAAAAATAAAAAATAAATTTGTGATATATCAAAAATGATTCACATATGCCATTATTTCCACAAGAGTTAATATAAAATACATATATGATTTTAGTATTTAAAACTAATTGACCAATTTCAAAGATGTTAGTATCCTATTTACTTTTATTTAAATTAAAATTACTATTGTAACTTAGCCACAATAATAGTCAATAATTTTATTTAATATGTCTCTCATTTATACAATGACTATCAAAAATAATGAATATTTGTTAAAATCAAATAGTAAGAGGTGATTAACTATTGTAAATCAAACGATTTATAAAAAAATTTATATATAGATATCAAATAACGCCAGAAAGGAGTTTTTCAACTCCAAAAAAATTAATAGTGACAACTATTGATTATTATTTTAATAATTTGGAATCAAAATCCATGCCGTTTTTTCTAGGTAAAAAATGATACGGATAAGTTTTCTAGCAAACGTGAGTCTGTGCAACTCGCCAGTGTTTTCCTTCTTTGATTGATAGTCATATATAACAGGATTGTTTAATGCAAAAGTATCTACA encodes:
- a CDS encoding GGGtGRT protein, with translation MALFESYERRIDQINAALAKFDIKSIEEAKAICDEKGIDVYEIVKSTQPICFENACWAYTVGAAMAIKNGDVKAVDAAKTIGVGLQSFCIPGSVADDRKVGLGHGNLGSMLLDEGTECFAFLAGHESFAAAEGAIKIAEKANKVRTKPLRVILNGLGKDAAKIISRINGFTYVETQFDYFTGEVKVLSTTAYSDGPRAKVNCYGADDVREGVAIMHKEGVDVSITGNSTNPTRFQHPVAGTYKKECIEQGKKYFSVASGGGTGRTLHPDNMAAGPASYGMTDTMGRMHSDAQFAGSSSVPAHVEMMGLIGMGNNPMVGATVAVAVAIEEACK
- a CDS encoding HAD family hydrolase codes for the protein MLKAIIFDMDGLMVDTEIISFQCYKDIIESYGFNFTKKEYIEDYPGKSVISSMNFIKNKYNIDFDTDEKINQFKILEEQYLLKNSVELKKGLIQLLKYLNIHYYKTIVATSSGKERAERILGEHNLMKYFNGIVCGSEVEHGKPAPDIFLKACDKLNVEPEEALVLEDSEAGIQAASEAKISVICIPDMKFPQEKYLKKVEHVYDSLEDVISYLEMKKDISK
- a CDS encoding glycoside hydrolase family 1 protein, producing the protein MLHKKLKPFPSDFLWGASTSAYQVEGANLIDGKGPSCQDVKKVPEGTSELDVCADQYHRYKEDIALMAEMGFKTYRFSIAWTRILPNGTGEVNPKGIEYYNNVINECLKYGIEPLVTMFHFDMPAALDERGSWGNPESVDWFVNFAKVMYENYGDRVKYWLTINEQNMLTLVGPVIGTLHLPEGCTNEIKEIYQQNHHMLVAQAKAMALCHEMIPGAKIGPAPNISLVYPASCKPEDVLAAQNYNAIRNWLYLDMAVYGVYNNLVWAYLEEHDACPTFAPGDAEALKNGHPDFIGFNYYNTATCEASDGTETMDPGADQQTARGEAGFYRGFKNPNLPTTEFGWEIDPMGFRATIREMYSRYRLPMIVTENGLGAYDKLTEDGKVHDQYRIEYLRKHLEQVQLAITDGCEMMGYCPWSAVDLISTHEGMVKRYGFIYVDREEFDLKTLDRYRKDSFYWYKKVIATNGDDLSD
- a CDS encoding MurR/RpiR family transcriptional regulator, producing the protein MNLVDLLNDSKQFNETQNIICQYILNHSEDVVKMSARALAKETYTNASTIIRFVQKIGYENYNDFKIHLVHDLKEYQAADIKITEKEKSISIVDKISELEKNVIEKTKNQLSLQQIEYIAELLKKTTYIDFISSDANACIADYACHLFFLERKIANNYTTSNQQLYLTLTELKEHVVFVISRRGEDEKILKVVQELHKNKEIKIIAITGRKDSPIARYCDEILSAIHIGSFVELRDMIFQVSAQYIINCLFSLLFTDDYQSIVQFNDEYEKIYLK
- a CDS encoding nitroreductase family protein, with protein sequence MNITNFKWSLGKCIHCGKCLKVCPGDLFIFDDKNELKIKEIDCFGWDGCWQCDHCLAVCPTGAISIFNKDPQNSVTLPDYQDAGKMMSALVRTRRACRRYLNKDVDKKIIKELMGSIQYAPTGGNKRKLEFTIIDDCKEMDYFRLLVRDEMIKLANNGIYPQGFDKTSYNQMMAWEKSVRPDSIFCGAPHILIPHAPKNIPCAVQDVNMAAAYFELLCNANGLGAICMSYPLAVLGNMPNVMKLLQIPEDHYISLMVGFGYPEIRYARGVQREANGKIKRIVFTQD
- a CDS encoding winged helix-turn-helix transcriptional regulator gives rise to the protein MIKKENLPECPVATTVELIGSKWKLLILKYLLNKTMRYNELKREIDGISQKVLTSTLKSMVEDGIVIRTSYPEVPPRVEYSLSEIGESMRPVIDVMADWGNTYKNKK